A window of Oncorhynchus tshawytscha isolate Ot180627B unplaced genomic scaffold, Otsh_v2.0 Un_contig_11018_pilon_pilon, whole genome shotgun sequence genomic DNA:
TTACGTAGACCCGAGATCCGATGACAATCAAACAGGACCCGAGGGACAGGTTAGAATTTCAGACCAGAATAGGCCCGGGTCTCGGGTATATGAAGACCTCTAATTGGCATCCAAAGTCAACTATGAGTGTATTGTTATGTCATGATCTGCTTGTAAACTGTAAAATGTTGTCAACTATCCTTCAACTGAATTATAAATACAGTTCCAACTGTCTGTGTGGCTCCTCTTCTTCACTGAAAGGGGATTATGTTGGTCTTTATCGATGACAAGTCAGTATAGTAACATGGTGATAATAAATGAAGGATAACAGATGCTATACACTGACTGTTGTAATAATATAACATCACACTGCAGATAGAAATATAGTGTAATGACAGCTGTCTTGTTTTGGTTGAGAAAtccacactgaacaaaactataaatgcaacatttaaagtgttggtcccatgattcatgagctgaaataaaacattcctgaaattttccataagcacaagaagcttatttctctaaaatgttgtgcacaaatttgtttacatccctgttcgtgagcatttctcctttgccaagataatccatccacctgacaggtgtggcatttcgaGAAGCTGATTATTTaacagcgtgatcattacacaggtgcaccttgtgctgggaacaataaaaggcaactcaaaaaaatgtgtagttttgtcacacaacacaatgccacagatgtctcaaatgttGAGAGATTTTGCAATTGGATTTTGcaattgactgcaggaatgtccaccagagctgttgccagataatttaatgttaatttctctaccataatccaTAAGAGGTCTAagaagctttatttaactaggcaagtcagttaagaacaaattcttatttacaatgatggcctaccgaggaacagtgggttaactgccttgttcaggggctagAACAATAGATTTTTATCTTGAGTTAGTGTATGGTAGGGTATTTGTTCATGTATTTTTTTTCAAACAAACTAAGGGAGTTCTACTCCAGTCTAgatggtggcggtaatgcaacatgaATTGGATGCCAAACGCCGTTAAACCACACCGAAGAAGACGACGCATTTCCGCCAGAAGCACGACTCTACGCTGATACGACGCATTTCCGCCAGAAGCACGACGCATTTCCGCCAGAAGCACGACTCTACGCTGATACGACGCTCACGAACATTTCCTGCCGCATCTCATCAACCAGACCAAACGCACTCCGGAAGTGTATGAATGTTTCCGTTTGCTCTACGAGACCGTCGCCATTTCATCAAGTTCTTCTCGGCTAAATAATTAGCTACAGGAAATCAGTTCAAGGTAACCTATTGCTAATTTCCAAAACATGTTAAACGTGAGTTTGTAACACGGTCTGTAAAAACTAACGCATTAGATGATTAAACGGCAGTGGTTGCCGCGGCCTGGCTTTGTTGTtccccagctagctagctgttagccactcgttagctagctagtaacacATCTCCCGTCCAACCCGTTTGTGtcgatagctagctaacaaactaaCATCATTTCGGGGTAACGGTTGAAGTGACTTTTACTTCATAATGAGCCATCTGTCGTCTCATTGTGAGTAAACTGACTGTGGCGAGGAAtaggctaactagctaaccgccaGCTCATTGTTTAGCCACATATAGCAAAACAAAATGTCTTTATAACAACAGCAACGTTAATCTGAACCACTGTAGGAAGCTAAATTGGCTGGGTTAACCGTTGCTAAACTCTTGCTATCTGTTATGAAAACAGCGAATCCCTGAACCGTTTTCCACAACTTCTTAATTTTGCATGATAACGTTATGTCGACATAACTTGTAGTAATTTTATTGTTTCTATCTAAAATAATGGCGCTGTGAAACAGGCacacaagcgtttcgctacactaaaaataacatctgataaatatgtgtgtgaacaatacaatttaatttgaagAATAACTAAATACTTCCGGGTCACGGTTTTTGTTTGGAATCCTTCAGAATAAGAGAGTCGTCATTTATACGTatgcaataaggccagaggaggtgtggtatatggcaaatataccacagctaaggactgttcttatgCACCACGTGGCGTGCCTGGATATAGTGGTGGGGAGTCGAATCTATTCCTTGTTAAGCTTCGATTCCACTAGGAATCAACTCCTTAAGGAAACTATTGGCTGTAGTCTAGTTTGAAAACAAACTCACAGCAAAgaaagagcgagggggagagaaagagatgggagggggcACAGCCAGAACCATGCATTGGTAATCAAAAGATGTAGGCTATCGCAATACTGTATTTGCACAAGTTCACTAAAGTAGGGGCTATTGACACACTAGTGTTTTTCATAGTGAAGAGAATGAAGAGCCAGCGAGTTAGACAGAGGATCATCGGGGCAGACACAACCGTGCGCATAGGCTATATCTTGGTTATCTGTCTCGTCTAGCAATGCATCATAAATTCACCAAAAGTATATATTAGGCTGTCAATGACTGGTTAAGCTATTCTTCATGGTGCCAGTGTATTGAAGTTGAACATTGCCAAATGCATCAGTTTAATTTGCACTAAATATGCATTAGACGTATTGATCCATGGACATCTACCATGGATCAGCTACAATAATGAATAGGATTACATTTCATCAATTTGAATATTATGGGGAGACCTATACATTTGGAAGCCAAGCATGAGTTATCAGTGTAGCCTGTTATCGTCTAGACGTGACGTTGAAACATCTTCACGCCTACAATAAAACCCGCCAGGCTTCCGTCGTAACTCcagtgttaaataaataaatatttaaatatatatattagaatTACAAGGGTCAGTTTAATCCTGTGTGAATAGTCCTCTGGGATACTAATTAGAGAACCCTTGTCTCTAGTAATACCTGTCAGAATAGGGCTGTAAACATGGAAAATAATCATCTTATCGGTGTAGAgtgctttatttaactaagcaagtcagttaagtacaaattgttatttacaacgacggcctaccaaaaggcctcctgcggcgacgggggctgggattagaTTCATCCCATGGGATCCGTCTCGGCTGCGCACGGCAGATATCAGTGAAATATTCTAGTCCTACACATCACCTAGTCCTTTTTTAATGGGCTACGTTGATGAGCAAATGGGCAGTATCAAGCTCGTGTCAGTCCGCTAGAACGCAAAGGTAGTTTTCCTAGTAGGACTGAAATAATGAGGTGGTGTGCGCTTCCATTTCAGTGTGTTTTGGGAGTCGAGCAGGAGTCGGCTCCAACCGCAGGGAGTCGGCTCCAACCGCAGGGAGTCGGCTCCAACCGCAGGGAGTCGGCTCCAACCGCAGGAGTCGGCTCCAACCGCAGGGAGTCGGCTCCAACCGCAGGGAGTCGGCTCCAACCGCAGGGAGTCGGCTCCAACCGCAGGGAGTCGGAGTCGGctacctggacacagcccttggCCATGGGCTCCGGAGTGGCGCAGTgatccaaggcactgcatctcagtgctagacacgcaactacagacaccctggttcgaatccagctGTATCACAAtcgtccgtgattgggagtcccacggggcgtcgcacaattggcccagcgtcatctgggtttggccggtgttggccgtcattgtaaataagaactgacttgcctagttaaataaaggtgtaaaaaaaaaaaaaacaccttatgctattataaactggttaccaaagtaattagacCAGTAAAAATATCGGTCTCATCATACCTGCGGTGTACttaagggataatcaacgagggttatgtctatggaaaataatgagtGACGTGGAAGGTGTTTTCGGGAACTGATAAAACTGACTTATTTTCCAGAGAACCCATAGAGAACCCATAGAGCCCTGCGTTGATTATCCCTTTCATACCACGGCTATAATTTAACACCATTTgccggtagaaatgtgttcaacatccactgaagtagctagcaagtttttctagatagctacagtagttgctgtggtaaccaaacagacttgcttgtttagctaaccaaaccagcagtcctagcttgctattatgaaaatcgaattcaacaatACCAATATGGTTTTCAATTTGACTTTTGCAGCTCAAACAAAACTTGTACAAATTAACTATAGCAATTTTATTATAAGAGGTCATATTAAAGAGAAATCATCTTAAATCCACTTGTTGTTTCATATTGACATAAATATTGCAAATTAAATAATTGATTGTGTGTTCATAAAACCAGGGTCCGTTTGCCTACAAACATAAAATTGCACATAGCATATAAAAGTGTCCATAAAAGAGTTTGACCCAAAGTTTAATTTGAGTTTTTTTACTGAGGTATTAGgtgtgcaattttacatctaacagTGTTTGGAGCAGTATTTCATTTGAATTTGCATTAAAATGAGTCTgtcattgaatgacaacaaaccttccctacagttgaccaatcacagacagGGGTGTAGACTTTGGATACTAGACTTCAGCTTGCCCCAAGAAAATTGTGTGCGCTCGAACAgtcaaaagaagaaaaaaaaacatacgaACACCAAAACGAACAAAAATGTCATCAAAATATAAGGGCAAATAGTTTCTACTGGGAAGCATATGGCATGCTTAAGGGATGGTTGATTTGTCAAGAGCATTGTCTCTCCattgacccagtcagtcagttaacagAACCAAGACGTTCTCAGGAAGGTCCAATAATTTTTCTTGTTAGACCCAACTTTTCAGAATATCAATGACGTTCTGCGCGATGCGGAAGCTGTTGGCAAGTTAGGGACTTTGTTGCTGCATTTAGTTTGTTGACCCCTCGTTATTTTTCTTGATTTTAGTCTAGCGACAAATTCAGCTACTTTTTTTTAGGCTGCCATTGGGAAGTTTTCTATCGTTTTGATTACATTTTTGGacaatatccaatattttccttgcctttaaaaaaaaacgataccgattataaaaaaaaaaatatatataattttttttaaattgcggCCTTTGAACTATGAGTAGTTAAATAAAACGCACACAGTAAGTTATTTTTTGGGCATTTACACATGTCCCCATTACCactaaaacatcatcaaaacctatttctttcacttacttgctgtgctgtttcgttgttcatttgttaatAATTGTTtaattctcaaccaggatttcatgtCAAGGAGTAAAGTTTCAGATCTGtcagtccgtggcctctcttcctcggtgcgtcactgtcactgtgtctgtttacatcttgtccagctgtgtctaacATTTCTGCATCATGGAAGTCAACGGGTCTTgttagcatcgagcatggtggcgacacagtaaagaggctcagagagaatgcctgttaaagaagtagcgggtcttgtacctagcatcgagcatggtggtgacacagtaaagaggctcagagagaatgccttgTTAAAGAAGTACGGGTCTTTTACAAGTTAACCCCACGTTCTGTTGGCATTTCTTTTGAGCAGGCATGAGAAACAGCATATTTTTTGAGCATGCAATACAGCTTTCCTCAGTATGAAATCCTTGTAGACCCCTTTGCTGTCAGACTCAGAACGCTCATCGCCGGTCCAAATGTTGTCGTGAAGCAAATGGCAGTGATGCCCATTAGCAAGTAGCTCATAGACGTGTGTTTCAACAATaagcaacatctgaaaaacagctcctacttggtagtgtgggcaacatctgaaaaacagctcctacttggtagtgtgggcaacatctgaaaaacagctcctacctagtgtgggcaacatctgaaaaacagctcctacttggtagtgtgggcaacatctgaaaaaagCTCCTACAgtgtgggcaacatctgaaaaacagctcctacttggtagtgtgggcaacatctgaaaaacagctctacttggtagtgtgggcaacatctgaaaaacagctcctacttggtagtgtgggcaacatctgaaaaacagctAGACGTGGTAGTGTGGGCAACATCAAAAACagctcctacttggtagtgtgggcaacatctgaaaaacagctcctacttggtagtgtgggcaacatctgaaaaacagctcctacttggtagtgtgggcaacatctgaaaaacagctcctacttggtagtgtgggcaacatctgaaaaacagctcctacttggtagtgtgggcaacatctgaaaaacagctcctacttggtagtgtgggcaacatctgaaaaacagctcctacttggtagtgtgggcaacatctgaaaaacagctcctacttggtagtgtgggcaacatctgaaaaacagctcctacttggtagtgtgggcaacatctgaaaaacagctcctacttggtagtgtgggcaacatctgaaaaacagctcctacttggtagtgtgggcaacatctgaaaaacagctcctacttggtagtgtgggcaacatctgaaaaacagctcctactgggcaacatctgaaaaacagctcctacttggtagtgtgggcaacatctgaaaaacagctcctacttggtagtgtgggcaacatctgaaaaacagctcctacttggtagtgtgggcaacatctgaaaaacagctcctacttggtagtgtgggcaacatctgaaaaacagctcctacttggtagtgtgggcaacatctgaaaaacagctcctacttggtagtgtgggcaacatctgaaaaacagctcctacttggtagtgtgggcaacatctgaaaaacagctcctacttggtagtgtgggcaacatctgaaaaacagctcctacttggtagtgtgggcaacatctgaaaaacagctcctacttggtagtgtgggcaacatctgaaaaacagctcctacttggtagtgtgggcaacatctgaaaaacagctcctacttggtagtgtgggcaacatctgaaaaacagctcctacttggtagtgtgggcaacatctgaaaaacagctcctacttggtagtgtgggcaacatctgaaaaacagctcctacttggtagtgtgggcaacatctgaaaaacagctcctacttggtagtgtgggcaacatctgaaaaacagctcctacttggtagtgtgggcaacatctgaaaaacagctcctacttggtagtgtgggcaacatctgaaaaacagctcctacttggtagtgtgggcaacatctgaaaaacagctcctacttggtagtgtgggcaacatctgaaaaacagctcctacttggtagtgtgggcaacatctgaaaaacagctcctacttggtagtgtgggcaacatctgaaaaacagctcctacttggtagtgtgggcaacatctgaaaaacagctcctacttggtagtgtgggcaacatctgaaaaacagctcctacttggtagtgtgggcaacatctgaaaaacagctcctacttggtagtgtggtACCGGTGCTTGACCAGTTGgggaaagccaacatcatccacgacagagaaTGGTTGATTGTTAAGGGCAATGAATTACATTATCTTGTCATTAATGGATTTAGtcttttgagttgtctcgctgaaatgttcttaatgttgcaaatgactgctggacttgttgactgctccaTCCACACAGCGGACATTGTGGGCTagtaggttaggaatgctgtgttgcacgtgtagctcTCTATTTgttgtggcgtcattacgtcatctacctacgttatataggtatggcACGTCAACGTTAAACTAGACAGCGGGcagatgttggcatttttagctaatatcggccgattccAATACTCGTACCGAcctatatcgtgcatccctaatttTGATAGCATTTAGCGACTTTTCCCACTCAGTTCTGCTGTGAAAGCTGTCTGTGTAACGGAAATCACAGCAACGGCGCACACAGGCAGAGAAGCACAAGGGGAGGGGGTGAAAACGCTACATCGGGGACCAATAGCGATTCTCACTGAAATTGTTGGCAACACTGTgcaaaagagagagcgaaacaaaCAGCATGTTGAATATAGTGGCATGATAAAGCCTAAAGAACTGTTGAATATAGTGGCATGATAAAGCCTAAGGAACTGTTGAATATAGTGGCATGATAAAGCCTAAGGAACTGTTGAATATAGTGGCATGATAAAGCCTAAGGAACTGTTGAATATAGTGGCATGATAAAGCCTAAGGAACTGTTGAATATAGTGGCATGATAAAGCCTAAGGAACTGTTGAATATAGTGGCATGATAAAGCCTAAGGAACTGTTGAATATAGTGGCATGATAAAGCCTAAAGAACTGTTGAATATAGTGGCATGATAAAGCCTAAAGAACTAGGACCCAACGGAAATAACttcataaaataaaaatgtgactTAACTGAAATCTAGGACCGTCTCCGACTAAAATGACTGTTTAAAGTAAAAATCTTGGTCGACCCAGAGTTGCCTATTCATTTAACTTTTCCATGTATAgacacatcctatgtgttttaatcaaatcaattatattaatttagcttgtctgatgctttaagcacactgtttgatttAATAATTGATTAATTGTACACCATGATACAGTGCattccaaaagtattcagaccccctgactatttccacattttgttacgttacagcctcattcaaactacagacatacagactacagacctaatgacaaagcaaaaacatgggttttttttagatatttttgccaatttattaaaaatatggaagaagattggaaccaccaagactcttcctagagctggccgctaagccaggtgaccaagaacctgatgggcactctgacagacctccagagttcctctgtggagatggttgtccttctggaaagttctcccatctctgcagcactctaccaatcaagcctttccggtagagtggccagatgaaagccactcctcagtaaaaggcacatgacagcccgcttggagtttgccaaaaggcacctaaaggactctgaccaaatcagattgtctggtctgatgaaaccaaaattaaactatttggcctgaatgccaagcgtcatgtcggGAGGAAACTAgccaccgctcatcacctggccagtACCATCCCTACAGGGAAGCGTGGTGaccgcatcatgctgtgggtatttTTTTCAGTGGAATTATATCAAAATAGTGGTGGCAACTTCCTCTGGGGGTCCTTTTTAACTTAAAACCACCTCTTCCGTGCAAACATCTATCTATTGTGATCTAGTGTCCCTGAAGTcggattaaatcattttccatCATTTAACTCGTTTAGATACATGTTTGTCTTTTCCAGAGCTATACCACGATCAAAGGTTTGAAAGTCTCACACTGAACTCTTTCGGTCTCCTCTTTTTTAGATCTACCCAACTTACCATGTCTGGCCCGGGTTCTGGATGGGGTGTTCCAGCCCAAAGAAGCTCACAGCGGGATCCAGAGATGCTATTAGTGAAGCTGGGGGACTGTAATCAAACAGTGGAATTCAATGTGAttgtcaaagaggaggaggaggagagagaaatcaaTGAGGGTGAGGAGGAAGGGCGAGAGGATGACAGGGACTCAGTTGACCCAGGTAAATTCAGGCTAACATCCTCTTTGGCTCAGAGAGGTAAACTACAAAGCAATGAGTTGGTcagctaactttgataaacaacTCAAAATAGCTATTGGTtttctggttcattaagaaatgTAAACTTAGGTTTTTGGTTGTTGAGTTAATTAGACCATGACAATGTCTATCATATCTTTCAAAAAACAGTTATTTATGAATATTTAGGCTGGTTAACTCATTGATTCTGCTTTTTGTAATAGCATTGATtttctggttcattaagaaatgtaaacatgtgtttttggGTGTTGAATAAAATGCTAATTCAGAATATTTAggtaagttagctggctaactcattgattctGCTTTGTAGTATAAACCCTCAGGCTTCTGTATGTGTAAGAGGGAAGGCGAGTGCCAAAACAAAAATGGCTACAGACCAATGTGCAATGCATCGTAATTCAACAATTGTATTATATATATGTGTGATGCAACAAGCCCCTTGCAAAGTATTTATTTCAATACTCTGTTAATTCTAATGACTGAATCCTGCATTATTCAACTTAAAtactttgtttctctctgtctgtttcttatcCTATATCTGTTCATATTCTTACAGGAGAGATCCCCAACCCAGACTCAGTCAACAAGCCCAGTTCCACAGCATCAAGACTGCCTGGTTGTGGGAGTTACCCCTGTCCTCAATGTGGAAAGTGTTTCAGTTCCTCAACTCATCTAAAGAATCATCAAAgagtacacactggagagaaaccttttgACTGCTCggcatgtgggaagagtttcagtgAGAAAGTAAACCttaagagacatgagagagtacatagtggagagaagccttaccatgGCACCACGTGTCGGAAGAGCTTCAATCACTCAGGGAGCCTTAAGGACCACCAGCGACTACATACATGGGAGAAACCTTACCACTGCTCTCTTTGTGGGAAGTGTTTCAATCGAGCAGGAGACCTGAAAACTCATAAGAAATCACACAGTGGAAAGAAGCCTACCTGTACTTTCAATGTGAttgtcaaagaggaggaggaggaggaggaggatgaggagaaggaaATCGATAAGGAAAAGAGTGAACAGCAGGAACCTAGTGGTGTAGTTGTCCCAGATACATCAAGACTATCTGGTTGTGGTCGTTACCCCTGtcctcaatgtgggaagagtttcagttCCTCAGGTAATCTAAAGAATCATCAGAGTGTACACACTCGAGAGAAACCATTCCACAGTGCCacatgtgggaagagtttcagtgTAAAAGTCAACCTCACGAGACACGAGATGGTACATAGTGGAGAGAAGCCGTACCACTGCACCaaatgtgggaagagcttcatcAATCATTCTGGAAGCCGTACACATAAAAGAGTacatacaggggagaagccttaccactgctctctGTGTGGGGAGGGATTCACTCAGCTAAGAAGTCTTAAAAGTCATGAGAGAACATCCATTGGAGGGAAGCCTGCCTGTGCTTTTAATGTAATTGtccaagaggaggagggagaaaagaaagAAGGTGAGGATAAGGAGGACAATAGCGGTGTAGTAGACAGTGCATGTCGGAGCAAAAAACAAggcacgaggtcgaaggaattgtccgtagagctccgagacaggattgtgtcgaggcacagatctggggaggggtaccaaaagatttctgcagcattgaaggtccccaagaacacagtggcctccatcattattaaatggaagaagtttggaaccaccaagactcttcctagacctggccgcccgaccaaactgagcaatttggggagaagggccttggtcagggaggtgaccaagaacccgatggtcactctgacaaagctccagagttcctctgtggagatggttgtccttctgggaggttctcccatctctgcagcactctaccaatcaggcctttatgggagagtggccagacggaagccaatcctcagtaaaaggaacatgacagcccgcttggagtttgccaaaaggcacctgaaggactctcagaccatgagaaacaagattctctggtctggtgaaaacaagattgaactctttggcctgaatgccaagcgtcacatcaccatccccatggtgaagcatggtggtggcagcatcatgctgtggggatgtttttcagctgccgggactgggagactagtcaggatcgagggagagatgaacggagaaaaatacagagagatccttgatgaaaacctgctccagagtgctcaggaccttagactgggtcaaaggttcaccttccaacaggacaacgaccctaagcacacagcaaagacaacccaggagtggcttcgtgacaagtctctgaatatccttgagtggcccagccagagcccggacttgaacccgatcgaaaatctctggagagacctgaaaatagctgtgcagcgacgctccccacccaacctgacagagcttgagaggatctgcagagaagaatgggagaaattccccaaacacaggtgtgccaagcttgtagcatcctacccaagaagacttgaggctgtaatctctgccaaaggtgcttcaacaaagtactgagtaaagggtctgaatacttatgtaaatgtgttattttaaataaatttgctaaaatttctaaaaacctgtttttgctttgtcattatgggatataaAAGTGACGAtgaaaactattttttttttaaatccatttttagaataagactaatgtaacaatgtgtaaaaagtgaaggggtctgaatcctttctgaaTTGGCTGTATATGAACACAGCTTCATTAAAGCAgttagatgcagt
This region includes:
- the LOC112248001 gene encoding zinc finger and SCAN domain-containing protein 2 codes for the protein MSGPGSGWGVPAQRSSQRDPEMLLVKLGDCNQTVEFNVIVKEEEEEREINEGEEEGREDDRDSVDPGEIPNPDSVNKPSSTASRLPGCGSYPCPQCGKCFSSSTHLKNHQRVHTGEKPFDCSACGKSFSEKVNLKRHERVHSGEKPYHGTTCRKSFNHSGSLKDHQRLHTWEKPYHCSLCGKCFNRAGDLKTHKKSHSGKKPTCTFNVIVKEEEEEEEDEEKEIDKEKSEQQEPSGVVVPDTSRLSGCGRYPCPQCGKSFSSSGNLKNHQSVHTREKPFHSATCGKSFSVKVNLTRHEMVHSGEKPYHCTKCGKSFINHSGSRTHKRVHTGEKPYHCSLCGEGFTQLRSLKSHERTSIGGKPACAFNVIVQEEEGEKKEGEDKEDNSGVVDSACRSKKQGTRSKELSVELRDRIVSRHRSGEGYQKISAALKVPKNTVGDLLHSPDP